In a single window of the Natronosalvus caseinilyticus genome:
- a CDS encoding metal-dependent hydrolase, whose protein sequence is MFVGHALLAFAVAALVAEWRGWGPRRALAIGVVAGLFAAIPDVDVAYALVGLAEWNLGDGALGASTAFWDASRTVHRSATHSLVVGVVAAPAFGLLAIRRTRSSSGSVRAYLAHTAAVGLLTALVVVAFAASGPVAAFVMALFAITGAVVAVGTSRATTFSPAIVALAAIWGLFSHPWGDLVTGEPPEWLFPFAAPALESRVLLHPDPTLNLLGAFAIELAVIWLALLTYARLADRDPLAALDRRAAAGAAYGVVALVSTPPTLDMSYHFVFSILGAGLVCGVVREGTVPGVHGLIPQRWRTSSGVFDIVLTALTGVTVALLAYAAVYLLAGFP, encoded by the coding sequence GTGTTCGTCGGTCACGCGCTCCTCGCGTTCGCCGTCGCGGCCCTCGTCGCCGAGTGGCGAGGTTGGGGGCCACGTCGCGCGCTGGCGATCGGGGTCGTCGCCGGCCTCTTCGCCGCGATCCCCGACGTCGACGTCGCCTACGCGCTCGTCGGCCTCGCCGAGTGGAACCTCGGCGACGGCGCCCTGGGCGCCTCGACCGCGTTCTGGGACGCCAGTCGAACCGTCCACCGCTCGGCCACCCACTCGCTGGTCGTCGGCGTCGTCGCCGCGCCTGCGTTCGGGTTGCTCGCGATTCGTCGCACGCGCTCGAGCTCCGGCTCCGTTCGTGCTTACCTCGCTCACACCGCCGCCGTCGGGTTACTCACCGCACTCGTGGTCGTTGCATTCGCCGCGTCCGGTCCGGTCGCGGCGTTCGTGATGGCTCTCTTCGCGATCACCGGCGCCGTCGTCGCGGTCGGAACTTCCCGGGCGACCACCTTCTCGCCGGCGATCGTCGCCCTCGCGGCGATCTGGGGCCTGTTCTCGCATCCGTGGGGCGACCTCGTCACCGGCGAACCGCCCGAGTGGCTGTTCCCGTTCGCGGCCCCCGCTCTCGAGTCTCGCGTCCTCCTCCACCCGGACCCGACGCTGAACCTGCTCGGCGCGTTCGCGATCGAACTCGCCGTCATCTGGCTCGCCTTGCTAACCTACGCACGCCTGGCCGACCGGGACCCTCTCGCAGCGCTGGACCGTCGCGCCGCCGCCGGGGCCGCCTACGGGGTCGTCGCCCTGGTCAGTACGCCCCCGACGCTCGACATGTCCTACCACTTCGTCTTCTCGATCCTCGGCGCCGGACTCGTCTGTGGTGTCGTCCGGGAAGGGACCGTGCCGGGGGTTCACGGTCTGATCCCGCAGCGCTGGCGCACCTCGAGCGGCGTGTTCGATATCGTCCTCACGGCGCTGACCGGCGTGACCGTCGCGCTCCTCGCCTACGCCGCGGTGTACCTGTTGGCAGGATTTCCGTAA
- a CDS encoding DNA polymerase sliding clamp encodes MFKAIVSAETLTSALDSVSVLVDECKIHLEEEGLSIRAVDPANVGMVDLSLEAAAFESYEADGGLIGVDLSRLEDIAGMAESGQLIQLELDEETRKLHIQIDGLEYTLALIDPDSIRQEPDIPDLDLPARVVLEGKDVNRSVKAADMVSDHIALGVDDAEEFFYVNAEGDTDDVHLELTQDDLIDLQVGPAHSLFSLDYLKDMNKAIPRDTEVTLDLGEEFPIKCYFGFAEGQGQVTYMLAPRIQSD; translated from the coding sequence ATGTTCAAGGCCATCGTGAGCGCGGAAACGCTCACCAGCGCGCTCGATTCGGTAAGCGTGCTGGTCGACGAGTGCAAGATCCACCTCGAGGAGGAGGGGCTCTCAATCCGGGCCGTCGACCCCGCCAACGTCGGCATGGTCGACCTCTCGCTCGAGGCGGCCGCGTTCGAATCCTACGAGGCCGATGGCGGCCTGATCGGCGTCGACCTCTCCCGACTCGAGGACATCGCCGGCATGGCGGAATCCGGCCAGTTGATCCAACTCGAACTCGACGAAGAGACTCGCAAACTCCACATCCAGATCGACGGCCTGGAGTACACCCTCGCGCTGATCGACCCAGACTCGATCCGCCAGGAGCCGGACATTCCGGATCTGGACCTGCCCGCCCGGGTCGTCCTCGAGGGCAAGGACGTCAACCGATCGGTCAAGGCGGCGGACATGGTCTCCGATCACATCGCGCTGGGCGTCGACGACGCCGAGGAGTTCTTCTACGTCAACGCCGAGGGCGACACCGACGACGTCCACCTCGAGTTGACCCAGGACGACCTCATCGACCTGCAGGTCGGGCCGGCGCACTCGCTGTTCTCGCTGGATTACCTCAAAGACATGAACAAGGCGATTCCGAGAGACACCGAGGTCACGCTGGACCTCGGCGAGGAGTTCCCCATCAAGTGTTACTTCGGCTTTGCGGAGGGACAGGGCCAGGTCACGTACATGCTGGCGCCGCGGATTCAGAGCGACTGA
- a CDS encoding DUF2391 domain-containing protein, whose protein sequence is MTADTHASGASSDDVSDPDIEDLLDKLDELKDAADDPGERRRVEETIHLVNRMPGSQAFTKRITKYTTKDIAQAFVGSVIFALPLLVEDGVFDIAEWFLSVTLGGVPVFFVANLGFLLAMTAGLLYYADFRQVEVRKPILGVIPRRYAGVLVVSLLASVAMMLMWGQLTADEPTAMEQVSRVTVVWTVAAFGAALGDILPGESTDEDISDRL, encoded by the coding sequence ATGACCGCCGATACGCACGCGAGCGGCGCCTCGAGCGACGACGTTTCGGACCCGGACATCGAGGACCTGCTTGACAAACTGGACGAATTGAAAGACGCTGCTGACGACCCCGGAGAGCGTCGACGAGTCGAAGAGACGATTCACCTCGTAAATCGAATGCCCGGGAGCCAGGCGTTCACGAAACGGATCACGAAGTACACGACGAAAGACATCGCGCAGGCGTTTGTGGGGTCCGTCATCTTCGCGCTCCCGCTACTCGTCGAGGACGGCGTCTTCGACATCGCGGAGTGGTTTCTGTCGGTCACCCTTGGCGGCGTTCCCGTGTTCTTCGTCGCCAATCTCGGCTTTCTCCTAGCGATGACCGCAGGGCTGCTCTACTACGCCGACTTCAGGCAGGTCGAGGTTCGAAAGCCGATCCTCGGCGTGATCCCGCGGCGCTACGCGGGGGTGCTCGTCGTGTCGCTACTGGCGTCCGTTGCAATGATGCTCATGTGGGGACAACTCACCGCGGATGAGCCGACGGCGATGGAGCAGGTGAGTCGCGTGACGGTGGTCTGGACGGTCGCCGCGTTCGGCGCCGCGCTAGGCGACATCTTGCCGGGGGAATCGACGGACGAGGACATCAGCGACCGCCTTTGA